The Triplophysa dalaica isolate WHDGS20190420 chromosome 18, ASM1584641v1, whole genome shotgun sequence genome includes the window ccttgcatctctgaaacgcgcagattttttaagtGTGGTATGATTGACCAGTTAACCTGtgagtagtgattggtcgaaaacggcaagcgtgtgacagaaatgtaatgctTCTTGCCATATTtagaacatcaggttccaaagcaattgtactgacaccccaccttacttgcgtatacaaatcataccacgaactgacgtagatatgtgggggtgtggttacacgaggcgtttcaggcaggttcgggtgagcattcgcttttagatcgaataaatcttttttttcgacactttcattttagcaattttacgtgtctaatacatgcatgggcaacttataacacaccaagacaaagaaatacacatatttgcgccatatgacccatttaattaaaagaaacaaattttTAACACTTGATATAACTGACTAATTACACTGTCTAAAgataatttgaattaaaatctgTATCAACCTTCACCACATACTGTAGACAACATAAGTGAAACacctttttttactttaagggCCTGTTTACCAGACATTGGATTAGTCAGGACTAGGCCTATATTAAATTAGggtgtttaaattgttttaaaaacatactttacaaaaaatcattactgatgtgcatcttgagacaaaacaatcacactgatatattttaagatgtcaGTGTAAGTTTTCTATCAAGACGCATCTCACATATAAATGAGTCTGGGACTAGGTTtaaaccctgtccgggaaaccgcccttCAATGTTTCGATTCATTCAACTGAAATTAAGCATGGCTTAATAGTCACACCACAGGAGACATgagaacacagaaaaaacacagagacacacaaacacacacacaagcacacgcacgcacacacgtacgcacgcacgcacgcacgcacacacacacacacacacacatatataatacatttcagcaaaaaataaataatttctagTTGCtggaaatatacagtttgtaatgCATGCAgcaactgtaaataaatgactTGGAGAGTCATTTCTCACATTACATTTTCCGGGCTTCACAGTACAATACtgtatttaattacagtaatgaAATACTTAGTAATCCATTACACCCAACATAGTCTCAAATAAGTGACAGAAAAGCAATATGAGTCAATACATGACTGTAAATGAATGCAGTGATTTCAGTGAAAAGCATTCTGACAAAAATGTgccttgaatgcactgtaaaaaacttGCTAaaggcatctgccaaatgtcaaatgaatgaaaacgATTGAACAGATAATGTGCTATTCTGCATGTTTTGATGACTGAAGTGAAACCGTGTAATTCATGTGCTAATAATGTGCTCGTAATTACCATGTTGTCCAGTCTTCCGGGATAGGTCTGTTTGGTCAGAGATCGGCGTGCCAGCCACATATTAAGGTTGCCACTCGAATCCCTGGTGTAGCCGTTGATATGGACTCCGTACCGCTTGACTCCAAACAAACCTGCGTTTGGGCATCATTCATAAACAGCTAGAACTGTCCTGTAAGATCTTACGCTCTGTTTTCCAAACTATGATGGAGGGAATCATGCATAGACTCACTTGTTGCTGCTCTCTCCATATACATGAATGGAGGGTCGCAATACCTAGGCATCACTGCGTATTGCTGAAAAAAAAGGATAAATATACTGACATCTTGAAATATGTCCTTGACAGTAATGGGCAGAGAAGATAATGATGGTGAATAGAAAGCATGACCCAGataacaatttttggttcccagaacaTTCCCCTAACGTTATTTTCTAAGGTTTGTTTTTGGTTCTTCAGGAAAGTTTTCTTTACGTTAATAGAACGTAAGTAACGTTAGGGTAACGTTAACCTAAGGTTATagaaacatatttacatttatgcatttggcagacgcttttatccaaagcgacttaacattgcattatcctatacatttaggtatatgcaatcccctgggatcgaaccaacaaccttgcgttgttaacgcaatgctcttaccactgggctacaggaaagctcagaaATAACGTTTTATTTCCGTAAAGGTAAccaaaaacaaaccttaaaaaactttctgggaaccagaaactaacgttaggggaacgttctgtgtttgttggGGACCCACCTCGTTTCTCCAGCCTATGAGACATCTGAAGGTTGCCTCCCTCCTCAACTCCTGCAGAACATCATCCACAGCAACCGATCTGCTCTCAAATGTGTCCAGACTGGAGCACAGGGTTATGGCACTTCCATACGGTCTAAAGACAGTAGGAAAACGACCAAGAACTGATGCAATTTTGGGGGGAATCCATCCCACCTGTTCACCGGCCACCTCGAAACGTAGACAGCTTTCTAAACTGGAACCTGAGGTGAAAGAATACATAGATTTTAGTCGAACGTGTAATTGCATTTTATATCCAACGTGTGTTATGGGTTTATTTCCATCCCCACCTGGTAAATGGAAATTATTCATTCGACGCAGCAGCTGCATCATTTTTTCGGACCATGAAGCCATTTTGGGTCGATCCCGCACGTTTGACGGCGAATATTCAGCTCAGAAAGAGTGCATCATGATATTTGGGTGTTTTCGCTGAAAGTGTCTTTGACATGCTGTCACACACCCACGGGTTTCATGCTCGCCTCCATTGTTACTGTTCTTGTTGATGTGAGCGCTGATTGGTTGGTTTTGTATGACGCGTTCTGTGCGAGCGTTTTATGTAAATGATTTCACCACTAGAGGGCGAATTTACACCAAATCGCACAGAAACCCAATAATTTAATACACAAGTTCTGTGAATATGTAACATTCAGTTAAGATGTCCAccagtcatttaaaaataacattgtgCAAAGTGATGGTCATAATTTGAGTAcagtaaacaaatataataaagaaaaaggttGGTCATGGCTTGTTCCCACCGTTTTCATTCATATGTGGATACACTCATTATTTGAGATTGTGAAATATACttgtaaacataataaacatgCAGCAGCAACTACAAGGTGCCATTATCATCACTAtcgtaaaacaaataaattaacataGGATCCAGTTTAAACAGGATCTTTTATCATTGTTGGTCTTTTCAATGACAGTGGTCGCTGTACATAACAGTTTTTATAACAATAGAACTTCATGACCTTTTCATGctaaacattgttttatgaaCTGCATGTTGGAAATGTAATAAAGTCGGAGAAGCTAAATTTGCTCATAACTTTTATCTGGTAAACAGATGTCACAGAATCTGAAATAATGATTAGTCAGATAGTTTGCTATGTGTTACCATGACAACAGTGGGGTCCTTTCTGATCAACTACGCATTTCATTTTGAGGAGGAGAGTTTAGTTGAGGCATCAAGTTTAAGTATAATCTTTATACATCTGTTACATCAGACCTCACTCTTAACATTTTGTGACAGTACTGACATTACAAAAGTACAAAATTGATGCAAAGATGCATTAGAAGCAATCCACATGATGCATTTTGGAAGGCATTGCTTCTAAATCCATAACAGATGTAACGAGGGAAAGCAAAAGCAATGGTACTATTCACTTGCTGTAATCTACACCACAATCTTTGGGGTCAGTCCCATTTAGCACTAAAAATACACAGACAGTAATCACTGTGGTATGAGTGTaatgaatgttttaatgaagaatctgtctgtctgactgtgtgtctgtctgtctctctgtctgcccgtcttttatttatttatatctatctatctatctatctatctatctatctatctatctatctatctatctatctatctatctatctatctatctatctatctatctatctatctatctatctatctatctatctatctatctatctatctatctatctatctatctatctatccatccatccatccatccatccatccatccatccatccatccatccatccatccatccatccatccatccatccatccatccatccatccatctatctatctatctatctatctatctatatcatcaatccatccatccatccattcatccatccatctatcatctatccatccatccatccatcatccatccatctatccatccatccatccatccatccatccatccatccatccatctatccatctatccatctatccatctatccatccatccatccatccatccatccatccatccatccatccatccatccatctatctatctatctatctatctatctatctatctatctatctatctatctatctatctatctatctatctatctatatatctatctatctatctatctatctatctatctatctatctatctatctatctatctatctatctatctatctatctatctatctatctatctatctatctatatcatcaatccatccatccatccattcatccatccatctatcatctatccatccatccatccatccatccatcatccatccatctatccatccatccatccatccatccatccatccatctatccatctatccatctatccatctatccatccatccatccatccatccatctatccatctatctatctatctatctatctatctatctatctatctatctatctatctatctatctatctatctatctatctatctatctatctatctatctatctatctatctatctatctatctatctatctatctatctatctatctatctatctatctatctatctatctatctatctatctatctatctatctatctatctatctatctatccatccatccatccatccatccatccatccatccatccatccatccatccatccatccatccatccatccatctatctatctatctatctatctatctatctatatcatcaatccatccatccatccattcatccatccatctatcatctatccatccatccatccatccatcatccatccatctatccatccatccatccatccatccatctatccatctatccatctatccatctatccatccatccatccatccatccatccatccatctatctatctatctatctatctatctatctatctatctatctatctatctatctatctatctatctatctatctatctatctatctatctatctatctatctatctatatcatcaatccatccatccatccattcatccatccatctatcatctatccatccatccatccatccatccatccatccatccatccatcatccatccatccatctatccatccatccatccatccatccatccatccatctatccatctatccatctatccatctatccatccatccatccatccatccatctatccatctatctatctatctatctatctatctatctatctatctatctatctatctatctatctatctatctatctatcgatCGATCGATCGATCTATcgatctaatctaatctaatctaatctaatctaatctaatctaatctaatctaatctaatctaatctatatctatatctgtatctgtatctatCTAATTATCTATTTATCTTATTAAATACTTTGGGTTGTTTATTAGCTGTAAACAGTCTTGGTGGTAGGCCTATAGATCATGTTCTGGACAGGTCTGGCTCCAGCTGTGTGCGTGGATGGTCGGGGAGTACTGGGAAAAAAGAATGACTGATTCTCAAGTTGTCATGAAGATTATGAACAAACTAGACTGTTTGCTGTCTGAGGTCAGCCCCCTTCAATTGTGCATCAAACCATATTTTTGGAGCTTGCTAACTTGGGTGGAACACATCCCACCAAAACCTATTAGTTATGAGCATCTTCATAGACGCTTTCATTCCAGACAGACCACAGGTGAAGACTAAATGCAATTCAGTGCTGTTTGTTTTGGACATTTATATCTGGATTATTCTGTTTTGCGGTAAGACTCCGAGCAGGTGTGCGAGGTAAACCCCAAAAGCAGGAAGCTGTAGGTggcaggtttaaaatgattgtttgtCTATATGGATGtttggtgttttatttttgaatgaaagACAGGAAGGTTGGGGCATGTCTCGTGGAGGAGTATTacataatgttgtttaataGTTTTACATGGTAGGCAAACAGAGGTAATATTGAATCGGCGTGTAGAACCAAATTGTTTAATTGTTCAGGTTCTAataaattttttatataataacttcatattgttaataattttttaattcaaaatatttttgatatatttaaatgttacattttctgCGTGCAATTTACATGCACTCTCTGTAATGTTGTGTAATGATGTGGTTGTCATAGCAACCGTTTACCGAGCTCGCATACAGTGAGATgaccacacacagacagagatggtCAGGCAAAGTTGCAAAAATCATTGGAACTTAAAGAATTTCTCAACAGCGTGGTGATCGTTGGCCTAAAGACAAACAAGGCTACCTTTCATTTCGACAGCCTCGCTGTGACTCAACACTGATCTTTTTCTGCTCTTTCATCAACCTTGCTTTAGCCTTCTAACATATAAAAAGACTTTTAAAGACAAACTTTGTTTAATTCTTGAATTTACATCCCACACATTAGAAATGTATCCGTTGACGTCTGGACAATAATTCTTGTCAAAGATAAGATTTACCCCCTCGAGAACTCACTAATAGTTTGTTTGGCTCTAGGGACCGATGACCGTTTTTTGAGAGGGAATGGAGAGGCGGTTGAAGGGGCTTCAGGTGGAATGAAAGAGGCactttgttgaaatgttttcttttcattttttttcattctcacCCCCT containing:
- the tpk2 gene encoding thiamin pyrophosphokinase 2; translated protein: MASWSEKMMQLLRRMNNFHLPGSSLESCLRFEVAGEQVGWIPPKIASVLGRFPTVFRPYGSAITLCSSLDTFESRSVAVDDVLQELRREATFRCLIGWRNEQYAVMPRYCDPPFMYMERAATSLFGVKRYGVHINGYTRDSSGNLNMWLARRSLTKQTYPGRLDNMAAGGLAAGCSVRHTMVKECEEEACIPPGLAHQARPVGTVSYTYEDDEGVFPECQFVFDLELPLNFQPQIGDGEVQAFYYYPIEKVKDLLVSEEFKPNCAMVVLDFLIRHAIIEPDSEPYYHEFVAGLHRSL